A window from Parambassis ranga chromosome 13, fParRan2.1, whole genome shotgun sequence encodes these proteins:
- the LOC114445253 gene encoding transcobalamin-1-like — MMPALLSAALLLLLFPGSLTESREPAPIDVVVENSLLGTAPLTYSTHVVYRGILLGALNRLMDSNANFKFTYTEDPNYGPYLESVNGLAGNDKERTYWELLVKTPDGTIIRPDVGIGCYIPKAKEQIILRFTKW, encoded by the exons ATGATGCCCGCCCTTCTCTCTGCAgccctgctcctgctgctctttcCTGGCTCTCTGACTGAAA GCAGAGAACCAGCCCCCATTGACGTGGTGGTGGAGAACAGCTTATTAGGCACAGCTCCTCTGACCTACAGCACTCATGTGGTTTACAGAGGGATCCTCCTGGGTGCACTGAACAGACTCATGGACTCAAATGCAAACTTTAA GTTCACCTACACAGAGGATCCAAACTATGGCCCGTACCTGGAAAGTGTGAACGGACTGGCTGGCAATGATAAAGAGCGTACCTACTGGGAGCTGCTGGTCAAGACACCAGATGGCACAATCATAAGACCAGATGTTG GTATTGGATGTTACATTCCCAAAGCGAAAGAACAAATCATCCTGAGATTTACAAAGTGGTAA